Proteins encoded within one genomic window of Flavobacterium sp. NG2:
- a CDS encoding cation:proton antiporter gives MKNYKNTLFYIGVTGGFTALIYWILNKGKLLEAKEKIAIVSNENDSWKDFLDSMAHNFQDPLAILLAQIVMIILTARFFGWIFKRIGQPTVIGEIIAGIVLGPSLVGMYFPEFSAALFPMESLGNLKFLSQIGLILFMFVIGMELDIKVLKNKASEAIVISHASIVIPFAMGIGLSYFVYNQFAPAGVEFLSFSLFMGIAMSITAFPVLARIVQERGIHKTRLGAIVITCAAADDITAWCLLAVVIAIVKAGDFVGSLYVISLALLYVLAMIYIVKPFLKRIGDLYAEKETIGKPVMAIFFLLLILSSYATEVIGIHALFGAFMMGSIMPDLSKFRLIFIEKVEDVSVILLLPLFFVYTGLNTQVGLINDAYLWKVTAAIIVVAVIGKFLGSALAAKFVGQNWHDSLTIGALMNTRGLMELIVLNIGLELKVLTPEVFTMMVIMALVTTFMTGPALNLLDFLFKKNRETELEEEIDSDKYRVLISFGNIEKGKSLLRLANNLTKKQKTTSSLTALHLSQSDELHSFNMEEIEKESFEPIFEESNQLGLEIDPIFRVTSDIETEIADIANQGDFDLLLVGLGKSIFEGTLLGKVIGFTTRIINPDRLIDKFKGKEGLFENSPFDERTRQIVTKTKKPLGILIDNEFQDANHVFVPILKSDDSVLIDYVQKLIFNNNSKVTVLDMYGFAKNNFVIQSAIVSLLQKYPNNISVITEKGINVTFLNQQDLMLISLESWKTILGTNNDWLIDVPSVLIIKP, from the coding sequence TTGAAAAATTATAAAAACACCTTGTTCTATATAGGTGTCACTGGCGGTTTTACCGCTTTGATATATTGGATATTAAACAAAGGAAAATTACTTGAAGCTAAGGAAAAAATAGCGATTGTATCTAACGAAAATGACTCATGGAAAGACTTCCTTGATTCGATGGCGCATAACTTCCAAGATCCACTAGCTATATTGCTAGCTCAAATTGTCATGATTATCTTGACAGCTCGTTTTTTTGGCTGGATATTTAAACGTATTGGTCAGCCTACCGTTATTGGTGAAATCATTGCTGGAATCGTACTGGGCCCCTCCTTAGTGGGGATGTATTTTCCCGAATTTTCGGCCGCTTTGTTTCCAATGGAATCATTAGGGAATTTGAAATTTCTAAGCCAAATAGGATTAATCCTTTTCATGTTTGTCATTGGAATGGAATTAGACATAAAAGTTTTAAAGAATAAGGCTAGCGAAGCGATTGTGATTAGCCATGCCAGTATTGTTATACCATTTGCAATGGGGATTGGACTGTCTTATTTTGTCTACAATCAATTTGCGCCTGCAGGTGTCGAATTCCTTTCTTTTAGCTTATTCATGGGAATCGCTATGAGTATTACCGCTTTTCCTGTTTTAGCCCGTATTGTTCAAGAACGTGGCATTCATAAAACACGATTGGGAGCTATTGTAATTACTTGTGCAGCAGCCGATGACATTACTGCTTGGTGTTTACTTGCTGTGGTAATTGCCATTGTAAAAGCAGGTGACTTTGTTGGTTCGTTATATGTAATTTCCTTAGCACTACTCTATGTTTTGGCGATGATTTATATCGTTAAACCTTTTTTAAAACGCATTGGAGATTTATACGCAGAGAAAGAGACTATCGGAAAACCTGTGATGGCGATTTTCTTTTTGTTGTTAATCTTATCTTCATATGCTACTGAAGTGATTGGAATTCACGCCTTGTTCGGCGCCTTTATGATGGGTTCCATTATGCCAGATCTTTCTAAATTCCGATTGATATTTATTGAAAAAGTAGAAGATGTATCTGTTATTCTACTCTTGCCTTTGTTCTTTGTTTATACTGGATTAAATACACAAGTAGGCTTAATCAATGATGCGTATTTATGGAAAGTCACGGCTGCTATTATTGTAGTTGCAGTGATTGGAAAGTTTCTTGGAAGCGCTTTGGCAGCAAAATTTGTAGGCCAAAATTGGCATGATAGCTTGACCATTGGCGCCTTAATGAACACCCGAGGATTAATGGAATTAATTGTTCTGAATATTGGTTTGGAACTAAAAGTATTAACTCCCGAGGTATTTACGATGATGGTAATAATGGCATTGGTCACAACTTTTATGACAGGTCCGGCATTGAATTTACTTGATTTTCTTTTCAAAAAGAACCGCGAAACGGAACTAGAAGAAGAAATAGATAGCGACAAATACCGTGTCTTGATTTCTTTTGGAAACATCGAAAAAGGAAAATCATTATTGCGATTAGCCAATAATTTGACCAAAAAACAAAAAACAACTTCCTCTCTAACGGCTTTGCATTTATCTCAAAGTGACGAACTGCATTCCTTTAACATGGAAGAAATTGAAAAAGAGAGCTTTGAACCAATTTTTGAGGAATCCAACCAACTAGGACTTGAGATAGACCCTATTTTCAGGGTAACTAGCGATATCGAAACTGAAATTGCAGATATCGCCAATCAAGGTGATTTTGATTTGCTTTTAGTAGGCTTAGGAAAATCAATTTTTGAAGGAACGCTTTTAGGAAAAGTAATTGGTTTCACAACTCGTATAATAAATCCGGATCGATTGATTGATAAGTTTAAAGGAAAAGAAGGCTTGTTTGAAAACTCCCCTTTCGATGAACGAACTAGGCAGATTGTAACCAAAACCAAGAAACCTCTAGGAATCTTAATCGACAATGAGTTTCAGGATGCCAATCATGTTTTTGTGCCAATTTTAAAATCAGATGACTCTGTTTTGATTGATTATGTTCAAAAATTAATCTTTAATAACAACTCCAAAGTCACTGTTTTAGACATGTATGGCTTTGCTAAAAACAATTTTGTAATTCAAAGCGCTATTGTCTCTTTATTACAAAAATACCCTAATAACATCAGTGTCATTACCGAAAAAGGCATTAATGTCACATTTTTAAACCAACAGGATTTAATGCTAATTAGTTTAGAAAGTTGGAAAACAATTTTGGGAACAAACAACGATTGGTTGATTGATGTACCATCGGTATTAATTATCAAACCTTAA
- a CDS encoding efflux RND transporter permease subunit, translating to MKKLFKVGFWEFIARIVLKNRLAILGFIIVITVFLALQWKNIQFSFSEANLLPDDNSINNEYNAFLDKFGEEGNLIVVGVKDDAFFTPKAFAAWNKLMTDIKNHKEIDLVVSINDLKQLKKNDSLQTFEMVPFVDVKKTNSTAYLNTIKKDLFENMPFYEGLLFNKNNGTLRSAIYMDKEIVNTAARKTYIVNDFIPKIEAFEKETGIDLRVSGMPYIRTLNALSILDEISLFIGVSLLITSMIFFFFFRSFRATLIAILIVIVGVMWTFGLLGLFHYQITVLTALVPTLVIVIGIPNCIFLTNKYQQEYVAHGNKARSLQRVITKVGTATLMTNLTTAAGFATFIITNSELLKEFGIISSLSIMALFFLCLITIPIYYSYQPVPKDKHLEHLSRNYTKVFIQWIEKMVKYNRRYVYAVAVVLFIISSFGALKIKTSGSLIEDMPQNTSFFKDILFFEEEFNGVMPLEITIDTKRKKGVMKASTLRKMDELQKTIEEIPELSKPISILNLVKYSKQAYYNGNPDYYELPSSQEQSFILSYAKNATKDTKNNIMKSYVDSTGQTARITTFMKDIGTGNMAKIEEKLLAKTNEIFPKDRYDVVMTGKALVFEKGTKYLLENLLMSLLFAIFLICLLMVFMFRSFKMVIVSVIPNLLPLVITAGLMGYFGIPLKPSTILVFSIAFGLSVDDTIHFLAQYRQELTNNKWKIKKSVFATIREAGVSMFYTSVVLFAGFSVFLLSEFGGTVALGGLIAMTLGFGMLSNLMLLPCLVLTLNKTLANEQEFKEPTIDVLSTIEDK from the coding sequence ATGAAAAAATTATTTAAAGTAGGGTTTTGGGAATTTATCGCTAGAATTGTACTTAAAAACAGACTTGCCATACTTGGTTTCATCATAGTCATCACCGTTTTCTTGGCTTTGCAATGGAAAAACATTCAGTTTTCATTCAGTGAAGCTAACTTACTTCCTGATGATAATAGTATTAACAATGAATACAATGCTTTTTTAGATAAATTTGGTGAAGAAGGAAATCTGATTGTTGTAGGGGTCAAAGACGATGCGTTTTTTACTCCCAAAGCATTTGCTGCTTGGAACAAATTGATGACTGATATCAAGAATCATAAAGAAATTGATTTGGTCGTATCCATCAATGATTTGAAGCAACTCAAAAAAAATGATTCTCTTCAAACTTTTGAGATGGTTCCTTTTGTGGATGTCAAAAAAACAAATTCTACCGCTTATTTGAATACCATCAAAAAAGACTTGTTTGAAAACATGCCTTTTTATGAGGGACTGTTATTCAACAAAAATAATGGTACCCTTCGTTCTGCGATATATATGGACAAGGAAATTGTGAATACCGCAGCTCGAAAAACCTATATTGTAAATGATTTTATTCCAAAAATTGAAGCTTTCGAAAAAGAAACAGGCATTGATTTGCGGGTTTCGGGTATGCCTTATATCCGTACGCTAAATGCACTTAGTATTCTGGATGAAATAAGTTTGTTCATTGGTGTATCCCTTTTGATTACTTCGATGATATTCTTTTTCTTCTTCCGTTCATTTAGAGCCACTTTAATTGCGATACTAATAGTCATAGTAGGTGTGATGTGGACTTTTGGATTGCTTGGATTGTTTCATTATCAAATTACAGTTCTTACCGCATTAGTGCCAACATTAGTAATTGTTATTGGGATTCCCAACTGTATTTTTCTCACCAACAAATACCAACAAGAATATGTCGCTCACGGAAACAAAGCGCGTTCTTTGCAACGTGTAATTACCAAAGTAGGTACAGCGACCTTAATGACTAACTTGACCACAGCAGCTGGTTTTGCAACCTTTATCATCACTAATAGTGAATTGCTGAAAGAATTTGGAATTATTTCTTCGTTGAGTATTATGGCCTTGTTCTTTTTGTGCCTGATTACCATTCCAATTTATTATAGCTATCAACCAGTTCCTAAGGATAAGCATTTAGAACATTTAAGTCGTAATTATACCAAAGTTTTCATTCAATGGATTGAAAAAATGGTAAAATACAACCGTCGATATGTGTATGCTGTTGCGGTTGTTTTATTTATCATTAGTTCATTTGGAGCACTAAAAATTAAAACATCAGGGAGTTTGATTGAAGACATGCCTCAAAACACGAGTTTTTTCAAAGATATTTTGTTTTTCGAAGAGGAATTCAATGGTGTAATGCCGCTTGAAATTACTATTGATACCAAAAGGAAAAAAGGAGTGATGAAAGCTTCGACTCTTCGAAAGATGGATGAATTGCAAAAAACGATTGAGGAGATTCCAGAATTATCAAAGCCTATTTCTATTTTAAATTTGGTCAAATATTCAAAACAAGCTTACTATAATGGTAATCCTGACTATTATGAATTGCCTTCTTCACAGGAGCAAAGTTTTATTTTGAGCTACGCCAAAAACGCGACCAAAGACACCAAAAACAATATCATGAAAAGTTATGTGGACAGCACGGGACAAACGGCTAGAATCACCACTTTTATGAAAGATATTGGAACAGGAAATATGGCTAAAATTGAAGAAAAGCTTCTGGCTAAAACCAATGAGATTTTCCCTAAAGACCGTTATGATGTAGTGATGACAGGTAAAGCTTTGGTTTTTGAAAAAGGAACAAAATACCTATTGGAGAATTTATTAATGTCTTTGCTTTTTGCTATTTTCTTGATTTGCTTACTGATGGTTTTCATGTTCCGTTCATTCAAGATGGTAATAGTGTCGGTAATTCCAAATTTATTACCGCTGGTGATTACCGCAGGATTAATGGGGTATTTTGGAATTCCGTTGAAGCCTTCAACGATATTGGTTTTTAGTATTGCCTTTGGATTATCGGTTGATGATACGATTCACTTTTTGGCTCAATACCGCCAAGAACTTACTAATAACAAATGGAAGATTAAAAAATCTGTTTTCGCAACCATTCGAGAAGCGGGTGTGAGTATGTTCTATACTTCGGTAGTGCTTTTTGCGGGTTTCTCTGTTTTTCTATTGTCCGAATTTGGAGGTACTGTGGCCTTGGGAGGTTTAATTGCGATGACCTTAGGTTTTGGAATGTTGTCCAACTTAATGCTATTGCCTTGTTTGGTTTTAACGTTAAATAAAACCTTGGCTAATGAACAAGAATTCAAAGAACCTACGATTGATGTTTTGAGTACTATTGAAGATAAATAA
- a CDS encoding mechanosensitive ion channel family protein, producing the protein MEIDQQVTVVNKYFDKITDFGFEYAPKLIGGIIVLVIGLWVTRIVTKAVGKSLEKSKMDQSLVPFLTSITNIVLKALVAITVMGMIGIQMTSFVAIIGAAGLAVGMALSGTLQNFAGGVIILILKPFKIGDFIEAQGYVGTVKEISIFATMLNTSDKKLVIIPNGPLSTGALTNFSAEPTRRVDWTFGIAYGDDVENFKRAINDFIADDARILKEPAPFIGLSELADSSVNFTVRVWVDGPDYWGVFFDMNEKVYTKFADYNLNIPFPQMDVHVQNNS; encoded by the coding sequence ATGGAAATAGACCAGCAAGTAACTGTTGTAAACAAATATTTTGATAAAATAACCGACTTTGGTTTTGAATACGCTCCTAAATTAATAGGGGGAATTATAGTATTGGTAATTGGATTATGGGTTACAAGAATAGTCACTAAAGCCGTTGGGAAATCATTAGAGAAATCTAAAATGGATCAATCTCTGGTTCCGTTTTTAACAAGCATAACAAATATTGTCTTAAAAGCATTAGTAGCCATCACTGTCATGGGAATGATTGGTATACAAATGACCTCGTTTGTAGCTATCATTGGTGCGGCTGGTTTGGCTGTAGGTATGGCGTTATCTGGAACACTTCAGAATTTTGCTGGTGGAGTTATTATTTTAATTCTTAAACCATTCAAAATTGGAGATTTTATAGAAGCACAAGGGTATGTAGGAACCGTAAAAGAGATTAGCATTTTTGCCACCATGTTAAATACCTCTGATAAAAAATTAGTGATTATCCCTAATGGACCTCTTTCGACAGGTGCCTTGACAAACTTTTCTGCTGAACCTACCCGAAGAGTCGACTGGACATTTGGAATTGCTTATGGCGATGATGTAGAAAATTTTAAAAGAGCTATCAATGATTTTATTGCTGATGATGCACGAATTTTAAAAGAGCCTGCGCCTTTCATTGGTCTTTCGGAACTTGCTGATAGTTCTGTAAATTTTACAGTGAGAGTTTGGGTTGATGGTCCTGATTATTGGGGAGTATTCTTTGATATGAATGAAAAAGTATATACTAAGTTTGCTGATTACAACTTAAATATCCCATTTCCACAAATGGATGTTCACGTTCAAAACAACAGCTAA
- a CDS encoding MGH1-like glycoside hydrolase domain-containing protein, which yields MAHTMSETDKLAVANNYKNWKKWGPYLAERQWGTVREDYSNDGNAWEFINHDKARSNAYRWGEEGIGGFCDSREILCLAPAFWNGKDPIIKERLFGLTNNQGNHGEDVKELYFHQISTPTHSYNKYLYKYPQNEFPYEEIIQNNIRGREDAEFELLDTDSFKDNAYFDCFIEYAKADIDDILMKVTVVNRGKDTAEIHVLPHLWFRNFWKHNNRHPRPNMHSVSENTILSRSTRNGDYYLYHNKGEQLFCENETNNERIYHAPNEYEYVKDGINNHVINGDATVNPEKLGTKAAIWHKLELKAGEEKSIKIRLSNVALENPWTDFDNLFEARKKECETFYDGVISKDIPKEHQAIAKSAFSGLLWTKQFYYYNIHKWIFGGTDEDPTHRSKDSRNYSWQHLNNRHIISMPDKWEYPWYAAWDLAFHMASFVEIDPCFAKQQLLLVLQESYMHPNGQIPAYEWNFSDVNPPVHSWAVWTVYDKDKERTGKADTAFLEKAFQKLLINFTWWVNQKDTSGTDLFEGGFLGLDNIGVFDRNHMPEGIKKMQQADATSWMAMFSLNMLRMSLELAKTNKIYEEVSAKFFRHFLNIAWAMHHIGKKDISLWDDEDNFYYDVVEMADGSAERLRVRSLVGVIPLFAVEIMNKNLFEELKDFRRRANEIIRTRPDLASLISNLESANEEGNYLFSIMRGFRLEHLLVRLLDEKEFLSDYGIRSLSKYHEENPFIFGNEGHHRIQYEPGESRSNMFGGNSNWRGPIWMPLNYMIITSLRKYYTFYGPTYVYEFPTGSGVKMNLKEIANELTKRLIKLFERNSEGKFQYHSDDLENHFAKDEHFRNEHMFYEFFDGDTGKGLGASHQTGWTALIANLILDLEKN from the coding sequence ATGGCTCATACAATGTCTGAAACAGATAAATTAGCTGTTGCTAACAATTACAAAAATTGGAAAAAATGGGGCCCATATTTGGCCGAAAGACAATGGGGAACTGTCCGTGAAGATTATAGCAACGACGGTAATGCATGGGAATTTATCAACCATGATAAAGCCCGTAGTAATGCATATCGATGGGGTGAAGAAGGGATTGGTGGTTTTTGCGACTCCCGTGAAATTTTGTGCTTGGCACCCGCTTTTTGGAACGGAAAAGATCCGATTATAAAAGAACGTTTATTTGGGCTTACCAATAACCAAGGAAATCACGGAGAAGATGTTAAGGAACTTTATTTTCATCAGATTTCAACGCCAACGCATTCCTATAATAAATATCTATATAAATATCCTCAGAATGAATTTCCTTATGAGGAAATAATACAAAACAATATTCGCGGTCGTGAAGATGCAGAGTTTGAACTTCTGGATACTGATAGCTTTAAAGATAATGCTTATTTTGATTGTTTTATCGAATATGCAAAAGCTGATATTGATGATATCTTGATGAAAGTGACGGTGGTCAATAGAGGAAAAGACACGGCAGAGATACATGTATTGCCGCATCTTTGGTTCCGTAATTTCTGGAAACACAACAACAGGCATCCGAGACCGAATATGCATTCGGTTTCTGAAAATACAATACTTTCTAGAAGTACCCGAAACGGCGATTATTATTTGTACCATAACAAGGGCGAACAACTTTTCTGCGAAAACGAAACCAATAACGAACGTATTTATCACGCTCCTAATGAATACGAATACGTCAAAGACGGAATTAACAATCACGTTATAAATGGAGATGCAACTGTAAATCCCGAAAAACTGGGGACCAAAGCAGCTATTTGGCATAAATTAGAACTAAAAGCAGGGGAAGAAAAGAGCATCAAAATACGTTTGAGCAATGTTGCTTTAGAAAATCCTTGGACTGATTTTGACAATCTATTTGAAGCAAGAAAAAAAGAATGCGAAACCTTTTATGATGGTGTCATAAGCAAAGACATTCCTAAGGAGCACCAAGCCATTGCAAAAAGCGCTTTCTCAGGTTTGTTGTGGACCAAGCAGTTTTATTACTACAACATACACAAATGGATTTTTGGAGGAACGGACGAAGATCCTACTCATAGAAGTAAGGACTCCCGTAATTATAGCTGGCAACACCTTAATAACCGCCATATTATTTCGATGCCCGACAAATGGGAATATCCTTGGTATGCCGCTTGGGATTTGGCTTTTCACATGGCCTCTTTTGTCGAAATCGATCCTTGTTTTGCCAAACAACAACTGTTGCTAGTCCTACAAGAAAGTTATATGCACCCTAATGGCCAAATTCCAGCTTACGAATGGAATTTTAGCGATGTGAATCCTCCTGTTCACTCTTGGGCTGTTTGGACGGTTTATGACAAAGACAAAGAACGCACAGGAAAAGCAGATACAGCATTTCTTGAAAAAGCCTTTCAAAAACTCTTGATCAACTTTACTTGGTGGGTAAACCAAAAAGATACCAGTGGTACTGATTTGTTTGAAGGCGGATTTTTGGGTCTGGATAACATTGGGGTTTTTGATAGAAACCACATGCCTGAGGGAATCAAAAAAATGCAACAAGCTGATGCTACGAGCTGGATGGCGATGTTCTCTTTGAATATGTTGCGCATGTCGCTAGAATTAGCCAAAACTAACAAAATATACGAAGAAGTATCGGCTAAGTTTTTCCGTCATTTCTTGAACATTGCTTGGGCGATGCACCATATTGGTAAAAAAGATATTTCGCTTTGGGATGATGAAGACAATTTCTACTATGATGTAGTCGAAATGGCTGATGGCAGTGCAGAACGTTTGAGAGTACGCTCATTAGTGGGAGTTATTCCATTGTTTGCAGTCGAAATCATGAATAAAAACCTATTCGAAGAATTAAAAGACTTCCGAAGACGTGCTAACGAAATCATCAGAACCCGCCCAGATTTGGCTTCCTTAATTTCGAACTTAGAAAGCGCAAATGAAGAGGGGAATTATCTATTTTCTATCATGCGTGGATTTAGGTTGGAACACCTTCTAGTGCGTTTATTGGACGAAAAAGAGTTCCTTTCAGATTATGGAATCCGTTCACTGTCAAAATACCATGAGGAAAATCCTTTTATATTTGGAAACGAAGGGCATCACCGCATTCAGTACGAACCAGGCGAAAGCCGTTCGAATATGTTTGGTGGTAACTCTAACTGGCGTGGTCCTATCTGGATGCCACTGAATTATATGATTATTACGTCTTTGCGTAAATACTATACCTTCTACGGCCCAACCTACGTTTATGAATTCCCAACCGGTTCAGGTGTAAAAATGAACCTAAAGGAAATCGCTAACGAATTGACGAAACGCTTAATCAAGCTTTTCGAACGTAATTCAGAGGGTAAATTCCAATACCATTCGGATGACCTAGAAAACCATTTCGCCAAAGACGAACATTTCAGAAACGAGCATATGTTCTATGAGTTCTTTGATGGTGATACGGGTAAAGGACTTGGCGCTTCCCACCAAACAGGATGGACAGCCCTTATAGCCAACTTAATCCTAGACCTAGAGAAGAATTAA
- a CDS encoding AAA family ATPase, producing MKLETIKIKNFRGYQSETIIPVSNLTAFIGKNDAGKSTILEALEIFFNNSLVSCEREDLNVNADNNQIEISCVFSGFPDDLIIDAANPTSLAAEYLLNSENRLEIKKVFPATAAKPKEKVYIICNHPTIENGNDLLTLKKTELKQRATQTLNIPSENFNGNINSSIRLAIWNSFENLELQETELLVDKEDTKKVFDTLKSYLPLYALFQSDRQSKDDDKEVTDPMKIAVQQALSELTAELEYIKEQVRNKAIDTANRTLEKLREMSPELANALIPEFKTEPKFDSQFKLTIKSEEDIPINKRGSGIRRLILLNFFRAEAERLRAQNQGNQIIFAFEEPETSQHPDHQEMLIEAFKELSNTGNSQIILTTHTPALAGLIPLNSLRFIQKNGNDRTVELGTEDVFIKVADTLGILADPISKNANAILLVEGKSDVAFVNHTATQLKSGGHITHTFEDKRIAIVPIGGCGNLKHWTTLRLIEQFAIPYGVILDSDKGTNEEQANVNTIQELKDKGVKAYLTLKREPENYIHLDVLNLPAGSTFTFTDTCDAKVLIAAQKISRKQNVLEDYWTLMTVNQIREVEKYNDNGVEKHEFTEMFTDLLSIV from the coding sequence ATGAAATTAGAAACTATAAAAATCAAAAACTTTAGAGGTTATCAATCTGAAACTATAATTCCAGTTTCTAACTTGACAGCATTTATTGGAAAAAACGATGCCGGCAAATCTACAATTCTGGAAGCTCTAGAAATATTTTTCAATAATTCACTAGTTTCCTGTGAAAGAGAAGATTTAAATGTTAATGCCGATAACAATCAAATTGAAATATCTTGTGTATTTTCAGGCTTCCCAGATGATTTAATAATTGATGCAGCAAATCCTACAAGTCTTGCTGCTGAATACTTACTAAATTCGGAAAATAGGCTTGAAATTAAAAAGGTATTTCCAGCCACAGCTGCGAAACCAAAAGAGAAAGTATACATAATTTGTAATCACCCAACAATTGAAAATGGAAATGATTTATTAACTCTTAAAAAAACTGAACTAAAACAAAGAGCTACTCAAACCTTAAATATTCCATCGGAAAATTTTAATGGAAATATAAATTCATCAATTCGCCTTGCTATTTGGAACTCATTCGAGAATCTCGAACTACAAGAAACAGAATTGCTAGTTGATAAAGAAGATACCAAAAAAGTCTTTGACACTTTAAAATCTTATTTACCGTTATACGCTCTTTTTCAATCAGACAGACAAAGTAAAGATGATGATAAAGAAGTAACTGACCCGATGAAAATTGCTGTTCAACAAGCTTTATCTGAATTAACAGCAGAACTTGAATATATAAAAGAACAGGTTAGAAATAAAGCTATCGATACAGCAAATAGAACATTAGAAAAACTTAGAGAAATGTCTCCTGAGTTAGCAAATGCACTAATTCCCGAATTTAAAACCGAACCAAAATTTGATTCGCAATTTAAATTAACTATAAAATCTGAAGAAGACATACCAATTAACAAGCGAGGTAGCGGAATTCGTCGACTAATTCTACTAAACTTCTTTAGAGCGGAAGCTGAAAGATTGAGAGCTCAAAATCAAGGTAATCAAATAATTTTTGCCTTTGAAGAGCCTGAAACCTCTCAACATCCTGACCATCAAGAAATGCTTATTGAAGCATTTAAAGAATTATCAAATACAGGTAATTCTCAAATAATCTTAACAACACATACTCCTGCCCTAGCTGGCTTAATTCCACTGAATAGTTTGCGTTTTATTCAAAAGAATGGAAATGATAGAACTGTGGAGTTGGGGACTGAAGATGTATTTATAAAAGTTGCTGATACATTAGGCATTTTAGCTGACCCTATTTCTAAAAATGCAAATGCAATTTTGTTAGTAGAAGGTAAAAGTGATGTTGCATTTGTAAACCATACAGCTACTCAACTTAAAAGTGGAGGTCACATTACACATACATTTGAAGATAAAAGAATAGCAATAGTTCCTATTGGAGGTTGTGGTAATTTAAAACATTGGACAACACTTCGTCTTATCGAACAATTTGCAATTCCTTATGGTGTTATATTGGATTCTGATAAAGGCACAAATGAAGAACAAGCCAACGTTAACACAATCCAAGAATTAAAAGATAAGGGAGTAAAAGCATATCTAACATTAAAGCGTGAACCTGAAAATTATATACATCTTGATGTTCTTAATTTACCAGCTGGAAGTACCTTTACTTTTACCGATACTTGCGACGCCAAAGTATTAATAGCAGCTCAAAAAATATCTAGAAAACAAAATGTACTTGAAGACTATTGGACTCTTATGACAGTAAACCAAATAAGAGAAGTTGAAAAGTATAACGATAATGGTGTTGAAAAACATGAATTTACAGAAATGTTCACTGACCTATTAAGTATTGTGTAG